The proteins below come from a single Streptococcus hyointestinalis genomic window:
- a CDS encoding Rpn family recombination-promoting nuclease/putative transposase: MDLMAKKILSRPDFTAAFISDILNLNIASVEILEGTQIHTKEFEEDEPFATAVDVRARLEDGTEVIIEIQVQRQTHFVQRFHYYLASQLVENARLLREKGRTHEMYKELRPVYGIAILEKSIFPETSSTISTYRWTQEETGQELLMREPDQCQQSLGRLAFIELDKYNENIDIKEDWRQWLEFFGNYFFSKQPKPIIAFAAEKTMTWTCIVLGRKVSSLE, encoded by the coding sequence ATGGATCTTATGGCCAAGAAAATTCTGAGTCGGCCTGATTTTACAGCGGCTTTTATCAGTGACATTCTCAATCTGAACATTGCTTCGGTTGAGATTTTGGAGGGCACACAGATTCATACCAAGGAGTTTGAGGAGGACGAGCCCTTTGCGACAGCCGTGGATGTCAGGGCTAGGCTTGAGGATGGGACGGAGGTCATCATTGAGATTCAGGTGCAGCGCCAGACACATTTTGTTCAGCGTTTCCACTATTATCTGGCCAGTCAGTTGGTGGAAAATGCTAGACTCCTTCGTGAAAAAGGTAGGACTCACGAGATGTATAAGGAACTCAGGCCTGTTTACGGTATTGCCATTCTGGAAAAGAGTATCTTTCCCGAGACAAGCTCGACGATTAGCACCTACCGATGGACTCAGGAGGAAACTGGACAGGAATTACTGATGCGAGAGCCAGACCAGTGCCAGCAAAGTCTCGGTAGACTTGCCTTTATCGAGTTGGATAAGTATAATGAAAATATAGATATCAAGGAAGATTGGCGCCAGTGGTTGGAGTTTTTCGGGAATTACTTTTTCAGCAAACAGCCCAAACCCATCATTGCATTCGCCGCAGAGAAAACTATGACATGGACATGTATAGTGCTAGGGAGGAAGGTATCGAGCTTGGAGTAG
- a CDS encoding excinuclease ABC subunit UvrA, with translation MDYSYIPKAIQVRGARANNLKNVSLDIPLHQFVAITGVSGSGKSSLAMDTIYAEGTRRYLNALSTYTRRRIKQVGRSDVDSVEYLPSTIALRQRPETPNVRSTVGTLTETLNVVRLMFSRLASHVCPNGHRLEPTLRVAEVMDFIGSDERMGVLTCPTCQVEFMVYGAESFAFNSEGACPTCQGTGEGRQIQLDKIIPDPSLTINEGAVASWKLPGRTHMKLVAEQQGVDLDTPFEQLSKKDQDIILYGPEVKEIIVVPTKTGKSFELNAKYENAIVAVEHSLATAKNEKAIERLNRFYDMGPCPTCHGNRYNPDLLKSLILDKNIAEVSQYDLLELTRFADQLVTWVPKEMEEMTLKLASELKELIEPIVALGLDYLTLDRAGNSLSTGELQRIQLARTIRNQMTGMLYVLDEPSVGLHAENVQALIAIIHQLIQQGNSVLVVDHDTAILEAADYLIEIGPLSGEQGGQVIGQGQPEIIRQDSQSVIAPYLNHTAKIRLRPEHDLASYKHFQVTVTNQHNIKEVTADFVENGLNLVTGISGSGKTSLILDGLLPGFEARIAKSKLPSNVAITGGKSIKHVVEIDSTPIGKNVRSTVATYSKIMDKLRKIFDDLSTDFSATDFSYNNKSGACDYCDGTGTVTLDVQYLPDMVETCPKCQGRRYKDEVLAVKWQGRSIADLLDLTVSEALTVFAEEPAILVTLQVLEELGLGYLHLGESTPALSGGEAQRLKLATYLEKKQNHYLFIFDEPSIGLHPRDVGNLVLVFEKLIQSGATVIVIEHDLDVIANADNIIDMGPQGGRYGGQLVVNGSIADIIQTPTSTTSRYLKDYLGQ, from the coding sequence ATGGATTACAGCTATATTCCCAAGGCCATTCAAGTGCGAGGAGCTAGGGCCAATAATTTGAAGAATGTATCACTGGACATTCCACTTCATCAGTTTGTTGCTATTACCGGTGTTTCTGGTTCAGGGAAGTCGTCTCTGGCCATGGATACCATTTATGCTGAAGGAACTAGGCGCTATCTCAATGCCCTTTCGACCTATACTCGACGACGGATTAAGCAGGTAGGGCGCTCCGATGTGGACAGCGTTGAATATTTGCCTTCAACCATTGCCCTGAGACAACGCCCGGAAACGCCTAATGTCCGCTCAACTGTAGGGACTCTGACCGAGACTTTAAATGTGGTGCGGCTCATGTTTTCACGCTTGGCGTCGCACGTCTGTCCCAACGGTCATCGCTTAGAGCCAACGCTTAGAGTTGCGGAAGTTATGGATTTTATCGGCTCTGATGAGCGGATGGGGGTCTTGACCTGTCCGACCTGTCAGGTAGAGTTTATGGTTTACGGAGCTGAAAGTTTCGCCTTTAACTCGGAAGGGGCTTGTCCAACCTGTCAGGGTACTGGTGAGGGGCGCCAGATTCAGCTGGATAAAATTATCCCTGACCCTAGTCTCACCATCAATGAAGGGGCTGTCGCTTCTTGGAAATTGCCGGGGCGGACCCATATGAAACTGGTTGCCGAGCAGCAGGGAGTGGACCTGGATACCCCTTTTGAACAATTGAGCAAGAAAGATCAGGACATTATCCTCTATGGCCCAGAAGTCAAGGAAATCATCGTGGTTCCGACAAAGACGGGTAAGTCCTTTGAACTCAATGCCAAGTATGAAAATGCCATCGTCGCTGTTGAACATAGCCTTGCCACCGCTAAAAACGAAAAAGCCATCGAGCGCCTGAATCGTTTTTACGACATGGGGCCTTGCCCAACCTGTCATGGCAATCGTTACAATCCTGACCTTCTCAAGAGCCTCATTTTAGACAAAAATATCGCAGAAGTCAGTCAGTATGACCTTCTCGAATTAACTCGTTTCGCAGACCAATTGGTGACTTGGGTACCCAAAGAGATGGAGGAAATGACCCTCAAGTTGGCTAGCGAGCTCAAGGAACTGATTGAACCGATTGTTGCCTTGGGATTGGATTATCTGACCTTGGACCGGGCCGGAAACAGCCTATCGACTGGTGAATTGCAACGCATCCAGCTGGCGAGAACTATCCGAAATCAGATGACAGGCATGCTCTATGTCCTTGATGAGCCTAGTGTCGGTCTTCACGCAGAAAATGTCCAAGCCCTGATTGCCATCATTCACCAACTGATCCAGCAGGGAAATTCTGTTCTAGTTGTCGATCACGATACGGCCATATTGGAAGCCGCAGATTACCTGATTGAAATTGGTCCCTTGTCTGGGGAGCAGGGTGGTCAGGTGATTGGACAAGGTCAGCCTGAGATTATTCGACAAGATAGCCAGTCGGTCATTGCACCCTATCTTAATCACACCGCTAAAATTCGCCTGAGACCTGAGCATGACCTCGCTTCTTACAAGCATTTCCAGGTGACAGTAACCAATCAGCACAATATCAAAGAAGTTACCGCAGACTTTGTGGAAAATGGTCTTAATCTGGTGACCGGTATTTCTGGTTCTGGGAAGACAAGTTTGATTTTGGACGGCCTCTTGCCTGGCTTTGAAGCACGTATTGCTAAGAGCAAGTTGCCGTCAAACGTTGCTATCACTGGTGGAAAAAGTATTAAGCATGTGGTAGAGATTGACTCGACCCCTATCGGTAAAAATGTCCGTTCGACCGTGGCTACTTATTCTAAAATCATGGACAAACTGCGTAAAATCTTTGATGATTTGTCAACTGATTTTTCTGCTACTGATTTTTCCTATAATAACAAAAGTGGTGCCTGTGACTATTGTGATGGGACTGGTACCGTGACCCTCGATGTCCAATATTTACCTGATATGGTGGAGACTTGTCCTAAGTGTCAGGGCCGTCGTTACAAAGATGAGGTTCTGGCCGTCAAATGGCAGGGCCGTTCAATTGCGGACTTGCTTGATTTGACCGTATCAGAAGCCTTGACCGTCTTTGCGGAGGAGCCAGCAATTCTTGTGACCTTGCAGGTATTGGAAGAGCTAGGTCTAGGCTATCTCCATTTGGGTGAGAGCACACCTGCCCTATCTGGTGGTGAGGCGCAGCGCCTGAAACTGGCCACCTATCTAGAGAAAAAGCAGAATCACTATCTTTTCATCTTTGACGAACCAAGTATCGGCCTCCACCCTCGAGATGTAGGCAACCTTGTCCTCGTCTTTGAAAAGCTCATTCAAAGCGGGGCCACTGTCATTGTTATCGAGCATGACCTAGATGTTATCGCCAATGCTGATAATATCATTGATATGGGGCCACAAGGTGGTCGCTATGGTGGACAACTAGTCGTCAACGGCTCCATCGCCGACATTATCCAAACTCCAACCAGCACCACAAGTCGCTATCTGAAAGACTATTTAGGCCAGTAG
- a CDS encoding MarR family winged helix-turn-helix transcriptional regulator has protein sequence MIHTPSDSLSLGFNDCHSTTNEKLKQELESYFTKTGTNLNSYTVCYLLQDKENQELRISELAELLCLSTSATSRLVVKMEAETGLVVRETCEIDNRGLYVVLTQKGRDFLTDASAVVEKLIQKAL, from the coding sequence ATGATACACACTCCCTCTGATTCTCTTTCATTAGGATTTAATGATTGCCATTCTACCACAAATGAGAAACTTAAGCAAGAATTGGAAAGCTACTTTACAAAGACAGGAACCAATCTCAATAGTTACACCGTTTGTTACCTCCTCCAAGACAAGGAAAATCAAGAACTGCGAATCAGTGAATTGGCTGAGCTCCTCTGTCTCAGTACTAGTGCAACCTCTCGCTTGGTGGTCAAGATGGAAGCTGAAACAGGGCTTGTTGTCCGTGAGACTTGTGAGATTGACAACCGAGGTCTCTATGTGGTCTTGACCCAAAAAGGACGAGATTTTCTAACTGATGCTTCTGCTGTTGTCGAAAAGCTCATCCAAAAAGCTCTTTAG
- a CDS encoding IS630 transposase-related protein, which yields MKSYGIDFRKRVINYVEAGHSKKETCQLFGISTNTLYLWEKQLKELGHLERQKRKPSPRKLPLDKLEAYVKEHPDAFLREIAEHFDCSIPSVWAALKKLNITLKKDHNL from the coding sequence ATGAAAAGTTACGGAATAGATTTTAGAAAACGAGTTATTAATTATGTAGAGGCTGGTCATTCCAAAAAAGAAACGTGTCAGTTATTTGGAATTAGCACTAATACACTGTATCTGTGGGAGAAACAACTCAAAGAACTAGGTCATTTGGAGCGCCAAAAAAGAAAACCAAGCCCTCGCAAATTGCCATTGGATAAGTTAGAAGCCTATGTCAAGGAACATCCAGATGCTTTCTTAAGGGAAATTGCAGAGCATTTTGACTGTAGTATTCCCTCAGTTTGGGCTGCCTTAAAAAAACTGAACATCACTTTAAAAAAAGACCACAACCTATAA
- a CDS encoding alpha/beta hydrolase family protein, giving the protein MTNQDKSITASSNLVSEAYNVSYGDKTLSGIITAPENYKDGHFPTIVLSHGFNNTYEQFEDYAQHLASLGYVVYRFDFYGGSLQSKSGGQDMLDMSVVTELEDLTQVVSHLSKEAYIDPENISLAGASQGGVVSSLYASRNPAKVKKLLLIFPAYVLFDDVRETAESYGDSLPDVIIHRNARLGSRYLTDALAIDWKEEAGKIKAKTLIVHGTDDNVVPYRYAQEAVELIPNAELVTVQGGGHWISDDFNQVAYPAIDAFLKED; this is encoded by the coding sequence ATGACGAATCAAGATAAAAGTATTACTGCCAGCTCTAATCTGGTGTCCGAAGCTTACAATGTTAGCTATGGGGATAAGACGCTTTCTGGTATCATAACTGCTCCAGAAAATTATAAAGACGGGCACTTCCCGACGATTGTCTTATCACATGGTTTTAACAATACCTACGAGCAATTTGAGGACTACGCCCAGCACTTAGCATCCCTTGGCTATGTGGTCTACCGTTTTGATTTTTATGGAGGTAGTCTTCAGTCTAAAAGTGGTGGTCAGGATATGCTGGATATGTCTGTGGTGACGGAGTTGGAGGATTTGACTCAGGTGGTCAGTCATCTGTCCAAGGAAGCCTACATTGACCCTGAAAATATCAGTCTTGCTGGTGCCAGTCAGGGTGGCGTGGTGTCTAGTCTCTACGCTAGCCGCAATCCAGCCAAGGTCAAAAAGCTACTCCTGATTTTCCCAGCCTATGTCCTTTTTGACGACGTGAGAGAAACAGCGGAGTCTTATGGTGACTCGCTTCCAGATGTCATCATCCACCGCAATGCTCGTCTGGGTAGTCGTTATCTGACAGATGCCCTGGCTATTGATTGGAAAGAAGAAGCCGGCAAGATTAAGGCGAAAACCCTGATTGTCCATGGAACAGATGACAATGTCGTGCCTTACCGCTATGCCCAAGAAGCGGTAGAGCTGATTCCAAATGCGGAATTGGTTACAGTCCAAGGTGGTGGCCATTGGATTTCAGATGATTTCAACCAAGTTGCCTATCCAGCCATTGATGCCTTTTTGAAAGAAGACTAG
- a CDS encoding G5 domain-containing protein has protein sequence MKKNINEKQQRFSFRKLSVGLVSAIVGSLFFIVSIATAQGVGAQSIQLAYVTEQELTEHEKNAIVYDVPRKVEKTDATYYLVYRPALSSSVCQTEDASTASSSHIETNQSIITPLVQNSVEKAQASPHSLPKTGVFDNLLLGMAGIFTLVLAIKVIKKGKKELASVILLTATGASFLAPTSHAISSQILAKFNHAIEIAEGQSLPVPNDIEGYVYVGYLKESYNEQNNEVSEEKSEDKTLITEVPDNAPNHKLPEVKISEKIVTEDEDIPFETHEIENAALVEGETRVAQEGANGIQTITIQQTIVDGQVLKEEEISSEITKAAIPRVIEIGTKKSDETVVTEVPDSAPSHQVPSIEISEEIASHVESIPFETQEVYDANLAEGVRQTVQVGQAGQRVIESKLTYAGGVLLKSEIISESLQAAIPQIVHIGTKPISPMPEPEPIPKPVPQPENTDESESSTEIVTEVPNTTPTVELPTVQLTEEVVTNSEAIPFATQEIMDPNLPEGTRQVVQVGQYGTRTTDTKLTYADGILIKSEILSDVTSQPIAEIIAIGTKKQEQDKITTEVEQSIIDVQFDTEYVDDPNLPLGQEQVQSQGVEGQKTVTTTYTLINGVRQANPTVSEEITKQPISQIVARGTKVIEEKTDTETRTEEIPYDIVVRETDSLYLG, from the coding sequence ATGAAAAAGAACATTAATGAAAAGCAACAACGTTTTTCCTTTCGTAAATTGTCTGTAGGGCTTGTCTCTGCGATTGTTGGGAGCCTATTTTTCATAGTATCAATTGCAACAGCTCAAGGAGTTGGGGCTCAGTCTATTCAGTTGGCCTATGTCACAGAACAAGAATTAACAGAGCACGAAAAAAATGCGATTGTTTACGATGTTCCGAGAAAAGTAGAAAAAACGGATGCTACCTATTATTTGGTATATAGACCTGCTTTGTCATCGTCAGTTTGTCAAACAGAGGACGCTTCGACAGCTTCATCATCCCATATTGAAACTAACCAGTCTATTATTACTCCATTAGTTCAAAATAGCGTCGAGAAGGCACAAGCTAGTCCGCATAGCTTACCCAAAACAGGGGTATTTGATAACCTACTGTTAGGAATGGCCGGTATTTTCACTCTTGTCCTTGCAATTAAAGTTATTAAAAAAGGTAAGAAGGAATTGGCAAGTGTTATCTTGCTAACAGCGACTGGCGCAAGCTTTCTAGCTCCAACCAGTCATGCTATTTCTAGTCAAATCTTAGCGAAGTTTAACCATGCCATTGAAATCGCTGAAGGTCAATCCTTGCCTGTCCCGAATGATATTGAAGGATATGTTTATGTAGGGTATTTAAAAGAAAGTTATAATGAACAAAATAATGAAGTAAGTGAAGAAAAGTCTGAAGATAAAACACTGATTACGGAAGTTCCTGATAATGCTCCAAATCATAAATTACCTGAAGTTAAGATCAGTGAGAAAATTGTAACGGAAGACGAAGATATTCCATTCGAAACCCATGAAATCGAGAATGCTGCCCTAGTTGAGGGAGAAACTCGTGTCGCCCAAGAAGGCGCAAATGGTATTCAAACCATTACTATCCAGCAAACGATTGTGGATGGGCAAGTTTTGAAGGAAGAAGAAATTTCTTCTGAGATAACAAAAGCTGCAATTCCAAGAGTTATTGAAATTGGAACAAAAAAATCTGACGAAACGGTTGTGACAGAAGTACCTGATTCGGCTCCGTCACATCAAGTGCCTTCTATCGAGATTTCAGAAGAAATCGCCAGTCATGTGGAGAGTATTCCATTTGAAACTCAGGAAGTTTATGATGCAAACTTAGCAGAAGGGGTTAGACAGACTGTACAAGTTGGACAGGCTGGTCAAAGAGTGATAGAAAGCAAGCTCACTTATGCAGGAGGCGTTCTACTAAAATCAGAAATTATTTCCGAGTCACTACAGGCTGCAATTCCCCAAATTGTACATATTGGTACAAAACCGATAAGTCCAATGCCAGAACCAGAGCCTATTCCGAAACCAGTTCCTCAACCAGAAAATACCGATGAAAGTGAGTCTTCGACTGAAATTGTTACGGAAGTACCAAACACGACTCCAACTGTTGAATTACCAACCGTACAATTAACAGAAGAAGTTGTGACGAACTCTGAAGCGATTCCATTTGCGACACAAGAAATCATGGATCCCAATTTACCTGAAGGTACTAGACAGGTGGTTCAAGTTGGGCAATATGGAACACGTACGACTGACACAAAATTAACCTACGCTGATGGAATATTGATAAAATCAGAAATACTTTCTGATGTGACAAGTCAACCAATAGCCGAGATAATTGCAATTGGAACAAAAAAACAAGAACAAGATAAGATTACAACAGAGGTCGAACAATCTATTATAGATGTTCAGTTTGATACAGAGTATGTTGATGACCCAAATTTACCCCTTGGACAAGAACAAGTTCAATCTCAAGGGGTCGAGGGTCAAAAAACGGTCACTACTACCTATACACTAATTAACGGTGTCCGTCAGGCCAATCCAACGGTATCAGAAGAAATTACCAAGCAGCCGATTTCACAAATTGTTGCTCGTGGTACTAAAGTTATTGAAGAAAAGACAGATACTGAGACAAGAACGGAAGAGATTCCTTATGATATTGTAGTGAGAGAAACGGATAGTTTGTATCTTGGTTAG
- a CDS encoding transposase, with translation MRRYLDVLACFPNTPIVYIDETGIDTYLYRHKARAPRGEKVYDKVSGRRFERISVVAGQIGSKIIAPLLYHGTMTAELFIKWYQEQLLPSLTEPHVIIMDNAAFHPKKQLDELAVAKGHYFLPLPPYSPELNPIEQFWATLKRKVTELLRTGRSVQSALEYYFKTK, from the coding sequence GTGAGACGCTATCTTGATGTTTTAGCCTGCTTTCCAAACACCCCTATTGTTTATATTGATGAGACTGGCATTGATACTTATCTTTATCGTCACAAAGCTAGAGCACCTCGAGGGGAGAAAGTATACGACAAGGTAAGTGGACGCAGATTCGAAAGAATTTCGGTAGTAGCTGGTCAAATTGGTTCTAAAATTATAGCCCCCTTGCTTTATCATGGAACGATGACAGCGGAATTATTTATCAAGTGGTATCAGGAGCAGCTATTGCCATCCTTGACAGAACCCCATGTCATCATTATGGATAATGCAGCTTTTCACCCCAAGAAACAACTAGATGAGCTTGCAGTGGCTAAGGGACACTATTTTCTTCCGCTTCCACCTTATTCCCCTGAACTCAATCCCATCGAACAGTTTTGGGCTACTCTAAAAAGAAAGGTGACTGAATTGTTAAGAACAGGTCGTTCTGTTCAGTCTGCTTTGGAATACTATTTTAAAACTAAATAA
- a CDS encoding helix-turn-helix domain-containing protein — translation MTNNIAKLIEESGKKIKIISEALDISYPTLSSYNQGIRKPKKENAQKLADYFGVSVAYILGLDDDKNAPSNLKIVADSFKTSEITSVTPFKSDMDRLKKSIELGEIHLSMPLNETFSDEFRRFLSGYLVDYEETFIKHLTKHMNSQNRDSEIWKTWTQTEEYQIRRIDREKK, via the coding sequence ATGACCAATAATATCGCCAAACTTATCGAAGAAAGTGGCAAAAAAATAAAAATTATTAGTGAAGCACTCGATATATCTTATCCCACATTATCTAGCTACAATCAAGGTATACGGAAACCCAAAAAAGAAAATGCTCAAAAACTTGCGGACTACTTTGGTGTTTCAGTAGCCTATATTCTAGGTCTAGATGATGATAAGAACGCTCCATCTAATTTGAAAATCGTCGCAGATAGTTTTAAAACATCCGAAATCACATCTGTAACGCCTTTTAAGAGCGATATGGATAGGCTTAAGAAAAGTATCGAGCTTGGAGAAATTCATCTGTCTATGCCCCTAAATGAGACATTCTCAGATGAATTTAGACGTTTCTTATCAGGTTACTTGGTTGATTATGAAGAGACATTTATCAAGCATTTAACCAAGCACATGAACAGCCAAAATCGTGACTCAGAGATTTGGAAGACCTGGACTCAGACAGAAGAGTATCAAATTAGACGAATAGATCGCGAAAAAAAATAA
- a CDS encoding SDR family oxidoreductase — MKVFIAGGTGRVADFLIQNLTNSGHQVVAGARSPEKVVTRPGVTAVPLDLHADVASLAELIKGSDAVYFVAGSRGQDLLQTDAFGAVKLMQASEQAGIKRFILLSSIFATEPEKWSDPNLAKIINYNIAKFFADQWLINQTNLDYTIVQPGSLVEAETGSGKIELNVQKAQANSIPNVAAVLAAVLEKTNTYGQILQMSDGNTPIEEALNTL; from the coding sequence ATGAAAGTATTTATCGCTGGTGGCACTGGTCGTGTTGCTGATTTCCTCATCCAAAACCTAACAAACTCAGGTCATCAAGTGGTGGCCGGTGCTCGAAGCCCTGAAAAAGTTGTCACTCGTCCAGGTGTGACGGCTGTCCCACTCGATTTGCATGCGGATGTGGCTAGCTTGGCGGAGCTTATCAAGGGTTCTGATGCTGTCTATTTCGTAGCCGGTTCACGTGGTCAAGACCTCTTACAAACAGATGCTTTTGGTGCTGTTAAGCTCATGCAAGCCAGTGAACAGGCTGGTATCAAGCGCTTCATTCTCCTTAGCTCTATTTTTGCGACTGAGCCTGAAAAATGGTCTGACCCTAACCTCGCAAAAATCATTAACTACAACATTGCCAAGTTTTTCGCTGACCAATGGCTCATCAACCAAACCAACTTGGACTACACCATTGTCCAACCAGGTAGCCTTGTTGAAGCTGAAACTGGTTCTGGCAAAATTGAACTCAATGTGCAAAAGGCACAAGCTAACAGTATTCCAAACGTGGCAGCCGTCTTGGCGGCCGTCCTAGAAAAAACAAACACTTATGGCCAAATTCTTCAAATGAGTGATGGCAACACACCTATTGAGGAGGCCCTAAACACACTTTAG
- a CDS encoding DNA-binding protein — translation MSEETTLVVQLPKALEKQLRAHYDEMIATAVERALEDKELYKPMVRMAALARWLDVSTTTLQKWTREGMPTMVIDGVTLYDKRAVTRWLKQYER, via the coding sequence ATGTCAGAAGAAACAACTTTGGTTGTCCAACTTCCCAAAGCACTAGAAAAGCAATTACGAGCTCACTATGATGAGATGATTGCAACAGCAGTGGAGCGAGCTTTAGAGGATAAAGAGCTTTATAAACCGATGGTGCGAATGGCTGCTTTAGCAAGATGGTTAGATGTTTCCACAACCACTTTGCAAAAATGGACACGTGAGGGCATGCCAACTATGGTAATAGATGGTGTCACACTTTATGATAAACGGGCTGTGACACGCTGGTTGAAGCAATATGAAAGATAA